A window from Actinomycetospora corticicola encodes these proteins:
- the thiO gene encoding glycine oxidase ThiO, whose translation MERIVVVGAGVVGTTAAWVAARDHAAAEVVLVDPASGSGASWVAGGMLAPITEAWPGEREVLELGAASLARWPAFAAEVEQASRRRVGLRTEGTLAVVVDTADREDLDRIVAHLRAWGRDAERLTGREIRRREPALGPAVRAGIAVPDDLAVDNRMLLAALREAARNAGVCERAETVHAVVDGGVELASGTLAADRVVVAAGAWSATLHPALADLVRPVKGEILRLRARAGSLPPPRRTVRAAVSGRAVYAVPRDDDRLVLGATQYEVGFDPDVTVAGVRDLLADAERVLPGIGDYALEESAASFRPGTADNLPVFGPVSGGPDGLVACFGHGRNGILLTALTADVMAALLAGRPVPDDIRDLVEVTT comes from the coding sequence GTGGAGCGCATCGTCGTCGTCGGGGCCGGGGTCGTCGGCACGACGGCGGCCTGGGTCGCCGCCCGCGACCACGCCGCGGCGGAGGTCGTCCTCGTCGACCCGGCGTCCGGCTCCGGAGCGTCCTGGGTCGCCGGCGGCATGCTCGCGCCGATCACGGAGGCGTGGCCCGGCGAGCGCGAGGTGCTGGAGCTCGGCGCCGCCTCGCTCGCCCGCTGGCCCGCCTTTGCCGCGGAGGTCGAGCAGGCTTCCCGACGCCGGGTCGGGCTGCGCACCGAGGGCACGCTCGCCGTCGTGGTCGACACCGCCGACCGGGAGGACCTCGACCGTATCGTCGCCCACCTGCGCGCGTGGGGACGCGACGCCGAGCGCCTGACCGGCCGCGAGATCCGTCGTCGGGAACCCGCCCTGGGGCCCGCGGTGCGGGCGGGGATCGCCGTGCCGGACGACCTCGCCGTCGACAACCGGATGCTGCTCGCCGCCCTGCGCGAGGCCGCGCGGAACGCGGGGGTGTGCGAGCGCGCGGAGACCGTGCACGCGGTGGTCGACGGCGGCGTGGAGCTGGCGTCGGGGACGCTCGCGGCGGACCGGGTCGTGGTGGCGGCCGGGGCGTGGTCGGCGACGCTGCACCCGGCCCTGGCCGACCTGGTGCGGCCGGTGAAGGGCGAGATCCTGCGGCTGCGCGCGCGGGCCGGATCGCTCCCGCCGCCGCGGCGCACGGTGCGGGCAGCCGTGTCGGGGCGCGCGGTCTACGCCGTGCCGCGCGACGACGACCGGCTGGTGCTGGGCGCGACGCAGTACGAGGTCGGGTTCGACCCGGACGTGACCGTCGCAGGCGTGCGCGACCTGCTGGCCGACGCCGAGCGCGTGCTGCCCGGGATCGGCGACTACGCGCTGGAGGAGTCGGCCGCGTCGTTCCGTCCGGGGACCGCGGACAACCTGCCGGTGTTCGGGCCGGTATCGGGCGGACCGGACGGGCTGGTCGCCTGCTTCGGCCACGGGCGCAACGGCATCCTGCTGACCGCCCTGACGGCGGACGTGATGGCGGCGCTGCTCGCCGGTCGTCCGGTGCCGGACGACATCCGGGACCTCGTGGAGGTGACGACGTGA
- the thiS gene encoding sulfur carrier protein ThiS yields the protein MNVLVNGDVTEIGPGSTLADVLAARGVPERGVAVAVSGEVVPRAQWRSTALRDGSVVEVLTAVQGG from the coding sequence GTGAACGTGCTGGTCAACGGGGACGTGACGGAGATCGGGCCGGGCTCGACGCTGGCCGACGTGCTCGCCGCGCGCGGGGTGCCGGAGCGCGGGGTCGCGGTCGCGGTGTCCGGCGAGGTGGTGCCGCGCGCGCAGTGGCGGTCGACGGCGCTGCGCGACGGCAGCGTCGTCGAGGTGCTCACCGCGGTGCAGGGAGGCTGA
- the thiG gene encoding thiazole synthase (functions in thiamine (vitamin B1) biosynthesis; in Bacillus subtilis this enzyme catalyzes the formation of thiazole from dehydroxyglycine and 1-deoxy-D-xylulose-5-phosphate and ThiS-thiocarboxylate), whose amino-acid sequence MDDLVIAGRKFGSRLIMGTGGAANLAVLERSLVASGTALTTVAMRRLDAGGGPGVLALLERLGIEALPNTAGCHTAAEAVLTARLAREALETDLVKLEVIADDRTLLPDPIELLDAAEQLVDDGFTVLPYTNDDPVLAQKLADAGCAAVMPLGSPIGTGLGIRNPHNIEMIVAAAAVPVVLDAGIGTASEAAQAMELGCDAVLLATAVTRASDPEAMATAMKLAVESGRLARGAGRIPRRYWAHASSPAPDQ is encoded by the coding sequence GTGGACGATCTCGTGATCGCCGGACGGAAGTTCGGCTCGCGGCTGATCATGGGTACCGGCGGCGCGGCCAACCTGGCCGTGCTGGAGCGGTCGTTGGTGGCCTCGGGGACGGCGCTGACGACGGTCGCGATGCGGCGGCTCGACGCCGGCGGCGGGCCGGGGGTGCTGGCGCTGCTCGAGCGGCTGGGCATCGAGGCGCTGCCGAACACGGCGGGCTGCCACACCGCGGCCGAGGCCGTGCTCACGGCGCGGCTCGCCCGCGAGGCGCTGGAGACCGACCTCGTCAAGCTCGAGGTGATCGCCGACGACCGCACGCTCCTGCCCGACCCGATCGAGCTCCTCGACGCCGCCGAGCAGCTGGTCGACGACGGGTTCACCGTGCTGCCCTACACCAACGACGACCCGGTGCTGGCGCAGAAGCTCGCCGACGCCGGGTGTGCCGCGGTGATGCCGCTGGGCTCGCCGATCGGCACGGGACTGGGCATCCGCAACCCGCACAACATCGAGATGATCGTGGCGGCCGCGGCGGTGCCGGTCGTGCTCGACGCCGGGATCGGGACCGCCTCCGAGGCGGCGCAGGCCATGGAGCTGGGCTGCGACGCCGTGCTGCTGGCCACCGCCGTCACGCGGGCCTCCGACCCCGAGGCGATGGCGACCGCGATGAAGCTGGCCGTCGAGTCGGGCCGCCTGGCCCGCGGGGCCGGTCGCATCCCGCGCCGGTACTGGGCGCACGCGTCGTCGCCGGCTCCCGACCAGTGA